Proteins from a single region of Eublepharis macularius isolate TG4126 chromosome 9, MPM_Emac_v1.0, whole genome shotgun sequence:
- the LOC129335610 gene encoding zinc finger BED domain-containing protein 4-like → MSKRRGVQRGPGGKVKVKTRGLGGRGRDAVLPPPARRRTAPTQLSSTSPAPGLAGESKRPRKVVFAEAAAGAPPPQVPEAGAGTGQGLAAEAPSPTAVMTQQCEEDQHEMCFGVDLGDASLPIPNPGTPGMLEERSSIGEPSPVSSEASCRSFQERQEQSMEVTEEEEVEAVPSRVLPSQLLCSRPSPSAPTRQTAYAPSASQEAAPGVSAAAGQHGCHYSSAIWDHFQKMEDPSYAQCQLCQAQISPGKDRAHFLITRLRNHLKNHHQEVLLQEAREAGAAQLPASQERSDPMTISGALPSRSPVGGGGQGSLTEMFSEGGTNVPRGEIQRATKRVTWHIAEMITVDGHPFSIVEDIGFRGLLQEVCPWYSPPARTTLSRTVVPSLYRTVKEYVRAQLSHAAERTVHFTSDIWTCPQSQHEYLSLTAHWWQPDDLLGGGGTTSAMQGQMGDRRAGYRHALLHAEVLEEAHTVANISAGIKRQLEDWVGRNVTMGYMVTNSGKNITAAAEQVGLNHISCVAHKLHLVVRDALGLGLNPEDPRLDTATREFQCLIMKCRHIASHFLCSVKAIHQLRLKQILVGVPEHHLISDISTCWNSTYAMLERLVEQQTALTMQLSENGTGRGESQFSQEEWLTISQTVEVLKPFKDYTIMASSETATLGLVIPLVHALQNIMTSFLNPDSGCADLVPAVRAFVRRLQQGIMSQLQPITEKELYMLATMCDPRIKGTFAERAGKLSSLREALSVRVWHMQARRGTLPAERTEEGTSSANPCPAPSQQVPLTATSEMSLEMKLIARALEPSGNVRHANQDLAAAVVREYLSEPCESLSTDPLSYWAQKEAVWPDLSLEAQRLLSCPPTIFSHVGGMVSPHHTHLPPWRVEQLVFLRVNLPRFSCPLDFQSE, encoded by the coding sequence ATGAGTAAGAGGAGAGGAGTCCAgcggggccctgggggaaaggtgaAGGTGAAGACTAGAGGgttaggggggaggggaagagatgcAGTTCTCCCCCCACCTGCACGGCGGAGAACAGCCCCAACACAGCTGTCTTCCACTAGCCCTGCCCCTGGCTTGGCTGGTGAGAGCAAGAGACCTCGGAAGGTCGTCTTTGCTGAGGCTGCTGCAGGAGCACCACCTCCACAGgtgcctgaggcaggagctggcactgggcaggggcttgctgctgaggctccctctCCTACTGCTGTTATGACTCAGCAGTGTGAGGAGGATCAGCATGAGATGTGCTTTGGGGTGGACTTGGGGGATGCGAGTCTTCCGATCCCCAACCCAGGGACCCCGGGgatgctggaggagaggagcTCCATTGGTGAGccttccccagtttcctctgaggccagctgCAGGTCTTTCCAGGAGAGGCAGGAGCAGAGCATGGAGgtgacagaggaggaagaggtggaggCAGTGCCTTCCAGGGTGCTGCCATCTCAACTCCTTTGCTCTCGGCCATCCCCTTCTGCACCCACTAGACAAACTGCGTATGCTCCAAGCGCCTCACAGGAGGCAGCTCCTGGAGTGTCTGCAGCTGCAGGGCAGCATGGGTGCCACTACAGCTCTGCCATCTGGGATCACTTCCAGAAGATGGAGGACCCCAGCTATGCACAGTGCCAGCTGTGTCAAGCCCAGATCAGTCCAGGGaaagacagggctcatttctTGATTACTAGACTCAGGAATCATTTGAAGAACCACCACCAGGAGGTGCTTCTTCAGGAGGCGAGAGAGGCTGGTGCCGCACAGCTGCCAGCAAGCCAGGAGAGAAGTGACCCCATGACCATCTCTGGTGCTCTCCCTTCCAGGTCTCCTGTAGGGGGAGGAGGCCAAGGGTCTCTGACAGAGATGTTTTCTGAGGGTGGCACTAATGTGCCAAGAGGTGAGATCCAAAGAGCAACAAAGAGGGTCACTTGGCACATCGCTGAGATGATCACTGTAGATGGACATCCCTTCTCCATTGTCGAGGATATTGGGTTCCGCGGGCTGCTCCAAGAAGTTTGTCCTTGGTATTCGCCCCCTGCTCGCACCACATTGAGCAGGACAGTGGTGCCTTCCCTTTACAGGACTGTCAAGGAGTATGTGAGGGCACAGTTGTCCCATGCTGCTGAGAGAACTGTACACTTCACctctgacatctggacctgccctcaGTCACAGCATGAGTACCTCTCACTGACTGCGCATTGGTGGCAACCTGATGAccttttgggtggtggtggaacaacCAGTGCCATGCAGGGTCAGATGGGGGACCGCAGGGCTGGCTACCGCCATGCCTTGCTCCACGCTGAGGTTCTGGAGGAGGCGCACACTGTGGCCAACATCTCTGCTGGCATCAAGAGGCAATTAGAGGACTGGGTAGGCAGGAATGTCACCATGGGATACATGGTGACGAATAGTGGCAAAAACATCACGGCAGCAGCAGAGCAAGTGGGCCTCAATCACATTTCctgtgtggcccacaaacttcaccttgtGGTGAGGGATGCACTGGGTCTGGGTCTGAATCCTGAGGATCCCAGACTGGACACTGCAACTCGTGAATTCCAATGTCTCATCATGAAATGCCGGCACATCGCGAGTCACTTCTTGTGCAGTGTGAAAGCTATCCATCAGCTCCGCCTGAAGCAGATCTTGGTAGGTGTGCCAGAACATCACCTGATCAGCGACATaagcacttgctggaactccacctatgccatgcttgagcgtttggtggagcagcagacTGCCCTCACAATGCAGCTCTCAGAGAATGGCACTGGGAGGGGAGAGagtcagttcagccaagaggagtggctgaccatctcccagacagtggaggtccttaAGCCCTTTAAGGACTACACCATCATGGCCTCGTCTGAAacggcgaccctgggtctggtcattcctctggtgcatgcGCTTCAGAATATTATGACCTCCTTCCTGAATCCAGACTCAGGATGTGCAGACCTTGTTCCAGCAGTGCGTGCATTTGTAAGAAGGCTGCAACAGGGCATCATGTCCCAGCTGCAGCCTATCACTGAAAAGGAGCTGTACATGTTagcaaccatgtgtgacccgcgcatcaaGGGCACCTTTGCTGAGCGGGCTGGGAAGCTTAGTAGCTTGAGAGAAGCACTGTCTGtgcgggtgtggcatatgcaggcTAGGAGGGGCACTCTGCCAGCAGAGAGGACAGAGGAAGGGACCAGTTCTGCTAATCCGTGCCCTGCCCCTTCTCAGCAGGTTCCCCTCACAGCCACTTCTGAGATGTCCCTGGAGATGAAGTTGATCGCTAGAGCGCTAGAGCCCTCTGGGAACGTGAGGCATGCAAACCAGGATTTGGCAGCGGCAGTAGTGAGGGAGTACCTTtcagagccctgcgagtcgctttCTACTGAtcctctgagctactgggccCAGAAAGAGGCAGTCTGGCCTGACCTCTCTCTCGAGGCTCAGAGGCTCCTCTCTTGTCCTCCAACGATCTTTTCCCATGTGGGTGGCATGGTCAGCCCTCATCACACTCACCTGCCcccctggagagttgagcagttggtcttcctgagagTCAACTTGCCTCGTTTCAGTTGCCCTCTCGATTTTCAGAGTGAGTGA
- the LOC129335611 gene encoding histone H3, with amino-acid sequence MARTKQTARKSTGGKAPRKQLATKAARKSAPATGGVKKPHRYRPGTVALREIRRYQKSTELLIRKLPFQRLVREIAQDFKTDLRFQSSAVMALQEASEAYLVGLFEDTNLCAIHAKRVTIMPKDIQLARRIRGERA; translated from the coding sequence ATGGCTCGTACCAAGCAAACCGCTCGCAAGTCGACCGGCGGGAAGGCGCCTCGCAAGCAGCTGGCCACCAAAGCGGCCCGCAAGAGCGCGCCGGCCACCGGGGGCGTGAAGAAGCCGCATCGCTACCGGCCGGGGACAGTGGCTCTGCGGGAGATCCGCCGCTACCAGAAGTCGACGGAGCTGCTGATCCGTAAGCTGCCTTTCCAGCGGCTGGTGCGTGAGATCGCGCAGGACTTCAAGACGGACCTGCGCTTCCAGAGCTCGGCCGTGATGGCGCTGCAGGAGGCCAGCGAAGCCTACCTGGTGGGGCTGTTCGAGGACACCAACCTGTGCGCCATCCACGCCAAGCGGGTGACCATCATGCCCAAGGACATCCAGCTGGCGCGCCGCATCCGCGGGGAGAGAGCCTAA
- the LOC129335927 gene encoding histone H2B 7-like, with product MFAVGGDSVAKMPEPAKSVPVSKKGSKKAVTKTHKKGDKKRKKVRKESYSIYVYKVLKQVHPDTGISSKAMSIMNSFVNDVFERIAGEATRLAHYNKRSTITSREIQTAVRLLLPGELAKHAVSEGTKAVTKYTSSK from the coding sequence atgtttgctgttgGAGGGGATAGTGTTGCCAAGATGCCAGAGCCAGCTAAGTCTGTCCCGGTTTCCAAGAAGGGGTCTAAGAAAGCTGTAACAAAGACACACAAAAAAGGAGACAAGAAACGGAAGAAGGTTAGAAAAGAGAGTTATTCGATTTATGTGTATAAAGTTCTGAAGCAAGTTCATCCGGACACTGGCATTTCTTCCAAGGCTATGAGTATCATGAACTCCTTTGTGAACGATGTTTTCGAGCGTATCGCCGGAGAAGCTACTCGTTTAGCCCATTACAACAAGCGTTCCACTATCACCTCCCGGGAGATTCAAACAGCAGTACGGCTTCTGCTGCCGGGAGAGCTAGCTAAGCACGCCGTGTCTGAAGGCACAAAGGCTGTCACCAAATACACCAGTTCTAAATAA
- the LOC129336069 gene encoding histone H1.03-like, which translates to MSETAPAVPAAAAAPAPASKAPAKKAKKAGGAKARKASGPSVTELITKAVAASKERKGVSLAALKKALAAGGYDVEKNNSRIKLGLKSLVSKGTLVHTKGIGASGSFKLGKKTGEGKEKAPKKKAPKAKKPVAKKAAGAVKKPKKPVAAKKSPKKPKKPAAAKKAAKSPKKAKPVKPKKVAKSPAKAKPAKPKTGKAKPAKPKAAKAKKAAPKKK; encoded by the coding sequence ATGTCCGAAACGGCACCCGCCGTGCCAGCCGCTGCCGCCGCGCCCGCCCCGGCCTCCAAGGCTCCGGCCAAGAAGGCGAAAAAGGCGGGCGGTGCGAAGGCGCGCAAGGCGTCGGGCCCCAGCGTTACTGAGCTGATTACAAAGGCGGTGGCCGCTTCCAAGGAGCGCAAAGGCGTCTCTCTGGCCGCGCTCAAGAAAGCCTTGGCGGCCGGTGGCTACGATGTGGAGAAGAACAACAGCCGGATCAAGCTGGGTCTCAAGAGCCTGGTGAGCAAAGGCACGCTGGTGCACACCAAGGGCATCGGCGCCTCCGGCTCCTTCAAGCTGGGCAAGAAGACTGGCGAGGGCAAGGAGAAGGCGCCCAAGAAGAAGGCGCCCAAGGCCAAGAAGCCTGTGGCGAAGAAGGCTGCTGGCGCCGTCAAGAAGCCCAAGAAGCCCGTGGCCGCCAAGAAAAGCCCCAAGAAGCCCAAAAAGCCCGCGGCCGCCAAGAAAGCCGCCAAGAGCCCTAAGAAGGCCAAGCCCGTCAAGCCCAAGAAGGTGGCTAAAAGCCCGGCCAAAGCCAAACCCGCCAAGCCCAAGACGGGGAAAGCCAAGCCGGCCAAGCCCAAAGCGGCCAAGGCGAAGAAGGCGGCGCCCAAGAAGAAGTAA
- the LOC129335600 gene encoding histone H3: MARTKQTARKSTGGKAPRKQLATKAARKSAPATGGVKKPHRYRPGTVALREIRRYQKSTELLIRKLPFQRLVREIAQDFKTDLRFQSSAVMALQEASEAYLVGLFEDTNLCAIHAKRVTIMPKDIQLARRIRGERA; encoded by the coding sequence ATGGCCCGGACGAAGCAAACTGCGCGTAAATCGACCGGCGGGAAGGCGCCTCGCAAGCAGCTGGCCACCAAAGCGGCCCGCAAGAGCGCGCCGGCCACCGGGGGCGTGAAGAAGCCGCATCGCTACCGGCCGGGGACAGTGGCTCTGCGGGAGATCCGCCGCTACCAGAAGTCGACGGAGCTGCTGATCCGTAAGCTGCCTTTCCAGCGGCTGGTGCGTGAGATCGCGCAGGACTTCAAGACGGACCTGCGCTTCCAGAGCTCGGCCGTGATGGCGCTGCAGGAGGCCAGCGAAGCCTACCTGGTGGGGCTGTTCGAGGACACCAACCTGTGCGCCATCCACGCCAAGCGGGTGACCATCATGCCCAAGGACATCCAGCTGGCGCGCCGCATCCGCGGGGAGAGAGCCTGA
- the WBP11 gene encoding WW domain-binding protein 11: MGRRSTSSTKSGKFMNPTDQARKEARKRELKKNKKQRMMVRAAVLKMKDPKQIIRDMEKLDEMEFNPVQQPQLNEKVLKDKRKKLRETFERILRLYEKENPDIYKELRKLEVEYEQKRSQLSQYFDAVKNAQHVEVESIPLPDMPHAPSNILIQDIPLPGAQPPSILKKTSAYGPPVRPVSVLPPPGHGVPRLPPGRKPPGPPPGPPPPQVLQMYGRKVGFSLEMAPRRREEEVSYSPETGPRGHDDEASSTSEDEGYPEDMDQDKHDDSTDESDSDRTDVDSEGEEFMHHDDNAEREGGEDKKSGHSVRFADMPGKSRKKKKNMKELTPLQAMMLRMAGQEIPEGGKEIEEYSEDDDDDDDEDSDAEDTPQQQQSTEESHTETASSTPSQATQQQQQQQQQPPPQPVPPAQIQAPPMPGPPPLGPPPAPPLRPPGPPTGLPPGPPPGAPPFLRPPGLPGLRGPLPRLLPPGPPPGRPPGPPPGPPPGLPPGPPPRGPPPRLPPPAPPGIPPPRPGMLRPPLVPPPGIFPPAPIPNPGVLSAPPSLIQRPKADDTSAATIEKKATATISAKPQITNPKAEITRFVPTALRVRRENKGTAASSQRKPDDEPSVQITKATPKAGSSAPISVQTKDDVYEAFMKEMEGLL, translated from the exons GCAAGGAGGCCCGGAAGAGGGAGCTGAAGAAG AACAAGAAGCAGCGCATGATGGTGCGAGCAGCTGTGCTAAAAATGAAGGATCCAAAGCAAATTATTCGGGACATGGAAAAACTTGATGAAATGG AGTTTAACCCAGTACAACAACCACAACTAAATGAGAAGGTGCTGAAGGACAAGCGTAAGAAACTGCGTGAGACTTTTGAGCGTATTCTGCGGCTTTATGAGAAGGAGAATCCAGACATCTACAAGGAGTTACGTAAACTAGAAGTGGAATATGAGCAGAAAAGATCTCAGCTCAGTCAGTACTTTGATGCTGTCAAG AATGCCCAGCATGTTGAGGTGGAGAGTATCCCTCTTCCAGATATGCCTCATGCCCCCTCCAACATCCTCATTCAGGACATCCCTTTGCCTGGAGCTCAGCCACCCTCTATTCTTAAGAAAACATCAGCTTATGG ACCTCCTGTGCGGCCTGTTTCTGTACTTCCACCTCCTGGGCATGGCGTTCCTCGTTTACCCCCTGGCAGGAAACCACCTGGACCTCCACCAGGGCCACCACCACCTCAAGTCTTGCAGATGTATGGTCGTAAAGTAGGGTTCTCTCTAGAGATGGCTCCtcggaggagagaggaggaggtaTCTTACAGTCCAGAGACAG GCCCGCGAGGACATGATGATGAGGCTTCCAGCACCAGTGAAGATGAGGGATATCCTGAGGACATGGATCAGGACAAGCATGACGACTCTACTGATGAGAGTGACAGCGACAGGACTGATGTGGACAGTGAGGGGGAGGAGTTCATGCATCACGATGACAATGCtgagagggagggtggggaagaCAAGAAATCAG GTCATAGTGTGCGGTTTGCTGACATGCCTGGAAAATCacggaagaagaaaaagaacatgAAGGAACTTACTCCACTTCAGGCCATGATGTTGCGAATGGCTG gtcaggaaattcctgaggGTGGCAAAGAGATAGAAGAGTATTCTGAAgacgacgatgacgatgacgatgaggATTCAGATGCTGAAGATACACCCCAGCAGCAGCAAAGTACAGAAGAATCGCACACGGAGACTGCCTCATCGACACCCTCCCAAGCcacgcagcagcagcaacaacagcagcagcagccaccccccCAGCCTGTTCCTCCAGCTCAGATTCAGGCCCCTCCCATGCCaggaccaccccctcttggaccacccccagcacccccctTGAGGCCTCCAGGGCCACCAACTGGCCTTCCTCCTGGTCCTCCTCCAG GGGCTCCTCCATTCCTTAGGCCACCAGGATTGCCTGGACTGCGTGGGCCATTACCACGGCTTTTGCCACCAGGACCACCCCCTGGCCGACCCCCTGGCCCTCCACCGGGTCCACCTCCAGGTCTGCCTCCAGGTCCTCCTCCAAGGGGGCCACCACCTCGTTTACCCCCTCCAGCTCCACCAG GTATCCCACCACCTCGTCCAGGCATGTTGCGTCCTCCACTGGTTCCTCCACCTGGGATATTCCCACCAGCACCCATTCCAAATCCTGGAGTGTTGAGTGCTCCTCCTAGCTTGATCCAGCGCCCTAAGGCAGATGATACCAGTGCTGCCACCATTGAGAAGAAAGCCACGGCAACAATTAGTGCCAAACCACAAATTACAAACCCAAAGGCCGAGATCACCCGTTTTGTGCCCACAGCCCTGCGAGTGCGCCGAGAGAACAAGGGAACTGCTGCCTCCTCACAGCGGAAACCTGATGATGAACCTTCTGTTCAGATAACCAAAGCAACACCTAAAGCTGGTTCTTCTGCTCCTATCTCTGTACAGACAAAGGATGATGTGTATGAAGCCTTCATGAAGGAAATGGAGGGGTTACTGTGA